The following proteins are encoded in a genomic region of Glycine soja cultivar W05 chromosome 17, ASM419377v2, whole genome shotgun sequence:
- the LOC114392569 gene encoding ATPase 11, plasma membrane-type-like: MGDKSQVLEAVLKETVDLENIPIEEVLENLRCGREGLSSEAAEERLTIFGHNKLEEKKESKFLKFLGFMWNPLSWVMEAAAIMAIALANGGGKAPDWQDFVGIITLLLINSTISFIEENNAGNAAAALMARLAPKAKVLRDGRWNEQDAAVLVPGDIISIKLGDIIPADARLLEGDPLKIDQSALTGESLPVTKGPGDGVYSGSTCKQGEIEAVVIATGVHTFFGKAAHLVDTTNQVGHFQKVLTAIGNFCICSIALGMVIEIIVMYPIQDRPYRSGIDNLLVLLIGGIPIAMPTVLSVTMAIGSHRLAQQGAITKRMTAIEEMAGMDVLCSDKTGTLTLNKLTVDKNLVEVFAKGVDPDTVILMAARASRLENQDAIDTAIVGMLADPKEARAGIQEVHFLPFNPTDKRTALTYLDQDGKMHRVSKGAPEQILNLAHNKADIERRVHSVIDKFAERGLRSLAVAYQEVPDGRKESAGGPWQFIGLLSLFDPPRHDSAETIRRALNLGVNVKMITGDQLAIGKETGRRLGMGTNMYPSSALLGQDKDESIVALPIDELIEKADGFAGVFPEHKYEIVKRLQARKHICGMTGDGVNDAPALKKADIGIAVADATDAARSASDIVLTEPGLSVIISAVLTSRAIFQRMKNYTIYAVSITIRIVLGFMLLALIWKFDFPPFMVLIIAILNDGTIMTISKDRVKPSPLPDSWKLAEIFTTGVVLGSYLAMMTVIFFWAAYKTNFFPRVFGVPTLEKTAHDDYRKLASAIYLQVSTISQALIFVTRSRGWSYVERPGLLLVFAFIVAQLIATLIAVYGNWSFCSIEGIGWGWAGVIWLYNIIFYIPLDIIKFLIRYALSGRAWDLVIEQRIAFTRQKDFGKEQRELQWAHAQRTLHGLQPADTKFNERTHVNELNQMAEEAKRRAEIARLRELHTLKGHVESVVRLKGLDIDTIQQAYTV; the protein is encoded by the exons ATGGGGGACAAGTCCCAAGTTTTGGAGGCTGTTTTGAAGGAAACTGTTGATTTG GAGAACATACCCATTGAGGAGGTTCTTGAGAATCTGAGATGTGGCAGAGAAGGGCTCAGCAGTGAAGCTGCTGAGGAGAGGCTCACCATTTTTGGTCACAACAAGCTAGAAGAGAAGAAA GAGAGCAAATTTTTGAAGTTCTTGGGATTTATGTGGAATCCTCTGTCATGGGTTATGGAGGCTGCTGCTATAATGGCTATTGCTCTTGCAAATGGAGGG gggAAGGCTCCTGATTGGCAAGACTTTGTGGGTATCATTACCTTGCTTCTCATCAATTCAACTATCAGTTTCATTGAGGAGAACAATGCTGGTAATGCTGCAGCAGCTCTCATGGCTCGGCTCGCTCCGAAAGCAAAG GTTCTTCGAGATGGTAGGTGGAATGAGCAAGATGCTGCGGTCCTGGTTCCCGGTGACATAATCAGCATCAAACTTGGAGATATTATTCCTGCAGATGCCCGGCTTCTTGAAGGGGATCCTTTGAAAATTGATCAA TCTGCACTTACCGGTGAGTCACTGCCAGTGACAAAGGGTCCTGGTGATGGAGTATATTCTGGTTCTACATGCAAACAAGGAGAGATTGAAGCTGTGGTCATTGCTACTGGTGTTCATACTTTCTTTGGGAAAGCTGCTCATCTTGTGGATACTACCAATCAAGTCGGTCACTTTCAAAAG GTCTTGACTGCAATTGGGAACTTCTGCATATGTTCAATTGCATTGGGGATGGTTATTGAAATTATTGTTATGTATCCCATCCAAGATCGGCCATATCGTTCTGGAATTGATAACCTCCTTGTACTTCTCATTGGAGGAATTCCAATTGCCATGCCCACAGTTTTGTCTGTGACCATGGCCATTGGTTCTCACAGGCTAGCTCAGCAG GGGGCCATCACCAAGAGGATGACAGCCATTGAAGAGATGGCAGGCATGGATGTGCTTTGCAGTGATAAAACTGGGACTCTGACATTGAATAAGCTTACTGTTGACAAAAATCTTGTTGAG GTTTTTGCAAAAGGAGTGGATCCAGATACTGTTATTTTGATGGCGGCCCGAGCTTCAAGGCTTGAGAATCAAGATGCAATTGATACAGCCATAGTTGGGATGTTGGCTGATCCAAAGGAG GCACGTGCTGGCATACAAGAAGTACATTTTCTTCCTTTCAATCCTACCGATAAGCGGACAGCATTGACTTATCTTGATCAAGATGGCAAAATGCATAGAGTAAGCAAAGGTGCACCAGAACAG ATCCTGAATCTTGCACACAATAAGGCAGACATTGAACGTAGAGTTCATTCAGTGATAGACAAGTTTGCAGAGCGTGGTTTACGATCTCTTGCTGTAGCATACcaa GAAGTTCCTGATGGAAGGAAAGAGAGTGCTGGAGGCCCGTGGCAATTTATTGgccttttgtctctctttgaccCACCTAGGCATGATAGTGCAGAAACAATACGAAGGGCACTAAACCTTGGAGTAAATGTCAAAATGATTACAG gggATCAGCTTGCTATAGGAAAGGAAACAGGTCGTCGCTTGGGAATGGGTACCAACATGTATCCTTCATCAGCTTTACTTGGGCAGGACAAGGATGAATCCATTGTTGCCTTGCCAATTGATGAACTAATAGAAAAGGCTGATGGATTTGCTGGTGTATTTCCTG AGCACAAGTATGAGATCGTGAAACGCTTGCAAGCTAGGAAACATATTTGTGGAATGACTGGTGATGGAGTGAACGATGCACCTGCCCTCAAGAAAGCAGACATTGGTATAGCTGTTGCTGATGCTACTGATGCAGCTCGCAGTGCATCTGATATTGTTCTAACAGAACCTGGACTTAGTGTTATTATTAGTGCTGTTTTGACAAGCCGAGCAATCTTCCagagaatgaaaaattataca ATTTATGCAGTATCAATTACAATACGTATTGTG CTTGGTTTCATGTTGCTGGCTCTCATTTGGAAGTTTGACTTTCCACCCTTTATGGTGCTTATTATCGCTATCCTAAATGATG GTACtattatgacaatttcaaaagATCGTGTAAAACCATCTCCTCTGCCAGATAGCTGGAAGCTAGCAGAGATATTTACTACTGGAGTTGTGCTTGGAAGTTACCTGGCAATGATGACAGTTATATTCTTTTGGGCGGCATACAAAACTAACTTTTTCCCG CGAGTGTTTGGAGTCCCAACTCTTGAAAAAACTGCTCATGATGATTACCGGAAACTTGCCTCTGCAATCTATCTTCAAGTGAGCACTATTAGTCAGGCTCTTATATTTGTAACTCGATCTCGAGGTTGGTCTTATGTTGAGCGTCCTGGTTTATTGCTGGTGTTTGCTTTTATTGTTGCTCAACTG ATTGCCACCTTGATTGCAGTATATGGAAACTGGAGCTTTTGCTCAATTGAAGGAATAGGTTGGGGTTGGGCTGGTGTTATATGGTTATATAACATCATATTCTACATCCCACTtgatatcattaaatttttaattcgcTATGCTCTGAGTGGTAGGGCTTGGGACCTTGTCATTGAGCAAAGG ATTGCATTCACAAGGCAAAAGGACTTTGGAAAGGAACAACGTGAACTACAATGGGCACATGCGCAAAGAACATTGCATGGATTACAACCAGCTGACACCAAGTTCAATGAGCGTACACATGTCAATGAACTCAATCAAATGGCCGAAGAAGCTAAAAGGAGAGCTGAAATTGCAAG gtTGAGAGAACTGCATACACTAAAAGGTCACGTAGAATCAGTTGTGAGATTGAAGGGGCTTGACATAGACACAATTCAGCAAGCATACACAGTCTAA